One Microcebus murinus isolate Inina chromosome 10, M.murinus_Inina_mat1.0, whole genome shotgun sequence DNA segment encodes these proteins:
- the LOC105872869 gene encoding metal-response element-binding transcription factor 2-like isoform X2 — translation MVCTICQEEYSEAPNEMVICDKCGQGYHQLCHTPHIDSSVIDSDEKWLCRQCVFATTTKRGGALKKGPNAKALQVMKQTLPYSVADLEWDAGHKTNVQQCYCYCGGPGDWYLKMLQCCKCKQWFHEACVQCLQKPMLFGDRFYTFICSVCSSGPEYLKRLPLQWVDIAHLCLYNLSVIHKKKYFDSELELMTYINENWDRLHPGELADTPKSERYEHVLEALNDYKTMFMSGKEIKKKKHLFGLRIRVPPVPPNVAFKAEKEPEGTSHEFKIKGRKASKPISDSREVSNGIDKKGKKKSVGRPPGPYTRKMIQKTAQPPLDKESVSENPTLDLPCSIGRTEGTAHSSNTSDVDFMGASSAKETTSSSISRHYGLSDSRKRTRTGRSWPAAIPHLRRRRGRLPRRALQTQNSEIVKDDEGKEDYQFDELNTEILNNLADQELQLNHLKNSITSYFGAAGRIACGEKYRVLARRVTLDGKVQYLVEWEGATAS, via the exons ATGGTCTGTACAATATGTCAAGAAGAGTATTCAGAAGCTCCCAATGAAATGGTTATATGTGATAAATGTGGCCAAGGATATCATCAGTTGTGTCACACACCTCATATTGATTCCAGTGTGATTGATTCAGATGAAAAATGGCTCTGTCGACAGTGTGTTtttgcaacaacaacaaagaggGGTGGTGCGCTTAAGAAAGGACCAAATGCCAAAGCATTGCAAGTCATGAAGCAGACATTACCCTATAGTGTGGCAGATCTTGAATGGGATGCAGGTCATAAAACCAATGTCCAGCAGTGTTACTGCTATTGTGGAGGCCCTGGAGACTGGTATTTAAAGATGCTACAGTGCTGTAAATGTAAGCAGTGGTTTCATGAGGCTTGTGTGCAATGCCTTCAAAAGCCAATGCTATTTGGAGACaggttttatacatttatttgctCTGTCTGCAGTTCTGGACCAGAATACCTCAAACGTCTACCATTACAGTGGGTAGATATAGCACACCTATGCCTTTACAACCTAAGTGTTATTCACAAGAAGAAATACTTTGATTCTGAACTTGAGCTTATGACATACATTAATGAAAACTGGGATAGATTGCACCCTGGAGAGCTGGCAGACACACCAAAATCTGAAAGATATGAGCATGTTCTGGAGGCATTAAATGATTACAAGACCATGTTTATGtctgggaaagaaataaagaagaagaagcaTTTGTTTGGGTTGCGAATTCGTGTTCCTCCTGTGCCACCAAATGTGGCTTTCAAAGCAGAGAAAGAACCTGAAGGAACATCccatgaatttaaaattaaaggcaGAAAGGCATCCAAACCTATATCTGATTC AAGGGAAGTAAGCAATGGCatagataaaaaaggaaagaaaaaatctgtAGGTCGCCCACCTGGCCCATATACAAGGAAAATGATTCAGAAAACTGCTCAGCCACCTTTGGATAAGGAATCAGTTTCAGAGAATCCTACCTTGGATTTACCTTGTTCCATAGGGAGAACTGAGGGAACTGCACACTCATCGAATACCTCAGATGTGGATTTCATGGGTGCTTCCAGTGCAAAAGAAACTACCTCGTCTAGCATTTCCAGGCATTATGGATTATCTGACTCCAGAAAAAGAACACGTACTGGGAGATCTTGGCCTGCTGCAATACCACATTTGCGGAGAAGAAGAGGTCGTCTTCCAAGAAGAGCACTCCAGACCCAGAACTCAGAAATTGTAAAAGATGATGAAGGCAAAGAAGATTATCAATTTGATGAACTCAACACAGAGATTCTGAATAACTTAGCAGATCAGGAGTTACAACTTAATCATCTAAAGAACTCCATTACCAGTTATTTTGGTGCTGCAGGTAGAATAGCATGTGGCGAAAAATACCGAGTTTTGGCTCGTCGGGTGACACTTGACGGAAAGGTGCAGTATCTTGTGGAATGGGAAGGAGCAACTGCATCCTGA
- the LOC105872869 gene encoding metal-response element-binding transcription factor 2-like isoform X1, which yields MVCTICQEEYSEAPNEMVICDKCGQGYHQLCHTPHIDSSVIDSDEKWLCRQCVFATTTKRGGALKKGPNAKALQVMKQTLPYSVADLEWDAGHKTNVQQCYCYCGGPGDWYLKMLQCCKCKQWFHEACVQCLQKPMLFGDRFYTFICSVCSSGPEYLKRLPLQWVDIAHLCLYNLSVIHKKKYFDSELELMTYINENWDRLHPGELADTPKSERYEHVLEALNDYKTMEVSNGIDKKGKKKSVGRPPGPYTRKMIQKTAQPPLDKESVSENPTLDLPCSIGRTEGTAHSSNTSDVDFMGASSAKETTSSSISRHYGLSDSRKRTRTGRSWPAAIPHLRRRRGRLPRRALQTQNSEIVKDDEGKEDYQFDELNTEILNNLADQELQLNHLKNSITSYFGAAGRIACGEKYRVLARRVTLDGKVQYLVEWEGATAS from the exons ATGGTCTGTACAATATGTCAAGAAGAGTATTCAGAAGCTCCCAATGAAATGGTTATATGTGATAAATGTGGCCAAGGATATCATCAGTTGTGTCACACACCTCATATTGATTCCAGTGTGATTGATTCAGATGAAAAATGGCTCTGTCGACAGTGTGTTtttgcaacaacaacaaagaggGGTGGTGCGCTTAAGAAAGGACCAAATGCCAAAGCATTGCAAGTCATGAAGCAGACATTACCCTATAGTGTGGCAGATCTTGAATGGGATGCAGGTCATAAAACCAATGTCCAGCAGTGTTACTGCTATTGTGGAGGCCCTGGAGACTGGTATTTAAAGATGCTACAGTGCTGTAAATGTAAGCAGTGGTTTCATGAGGCTTGTGTGCAATGCCTTCAAAAGCCAATGCTATTTGGAGACaggttttatacatttatttgctCTGTCTGCAGTTCTGGACCAGAATACCTCAAACGTCTACCATTACAGTGGGTAGATATAGCACACCTATGCCTTTACAACCTAAGTGTTATTCACAAGAAGAAATACTTTGATTCTGAACTTGAGCTTATGACATACATTAATGAAAACTGGGATAGATTGCACCCTGGAGAGCTGGCAGACACACCAAAATCTGAAAGATATGAGCATGTTCTGGAGGCATTAAATGATTACAAGACCAT GGAAGTAAGCAATGGCatagataaaaaaggaaagaaaaaatctgtAGGTCGCCCACCTGGCCCATATACAAGGAAAATGATTCAGAAAACTGCTCAGCCACCTTTGGATAAGGAATCAGTTTCAGAGAATCCTACCTTGGATTTACCTTGTTCCATAGGGAGAACTGAGGGAACTGCACACTCATCGAATACCTCAGATGTGGATTTCATGGGTGCTTCCAGTGCAAAAGAAACTACCTCGTCTAGCATTTCCAGGCATTATGGATTATCTGACTCCAGAAAAAGAACACGTACTGGGAGATCTTGGCCTGCTGCAATACCACATTTGCGGAGAAGAAGAGGTCGTCTTCCAAGAAGAGCACTCCAGACCCAGAACTCAGAAATTGTAAAAGATGATGAAGGCAAAGAAGATTATCAATTTGATGAACTCAACACAGAGATTCTGAATAACTTAGCAGATCAGGAGTTACAACTTAATCATCTAAAGAACTCCATTACCAGTTATTTTGGTGCTGCAGGTAGAATAGCATGTGGCGAAAAATACCGAGTTTTGGCTCGTCGGGTGACACTTGACGGAAAGGTGCAGTATCTTGTGGAATGGGAAGGAGCAACTGCATCCTGA